A portion of the Rhodanobacter sp. AS-Z3 genome contains these proteins:
- a CDS encoding GGDEF domain-containing phosphodiesterase encodes MQRTISELEFHQVFERIADAYVALDRDWRCTYVNAKACEQLGRRADELLGRQVMEVFPDTHGLPFQLACERAMTEQQPVHMEVRYPPQDRWFENRIYPSADGLTIYFLDITERKRTEQELQEQQHMLSYAQREAHLGSWDWDIAGNRVTWSDELYRIYGVSPKQHGATFEAYLALVHQDDRERVQQTIGQALNSRQPFEFEERIQRADGVVRTLLSRGSVDFDEAGQPLRMMGACQDITERKRAQQLDAGQHEILAGIAARHSLAQSLDQIARLHETMNPGALCSLLLLDESGRHVLHGAAPCLPETFNRALHGLEIGEARGSCGTAAWRRERVVVADIATHPYWENYRSLALVHGLKACWSTPVLGRDGKVLGTFAVYFREAREPRPEELQSIDRMLPLTAVAIESEQLTHRLRERTRFFEMSLEIFCIIDLAAGRLVQFNPSLSRVTGYSVDELTSRGYREFLRAEDAMSDADPMLQLNAAGQQVQTFTCRCLCRDGSQKYLEWASFVAPDGLVYAVARDITERRRIEAELAYASSHDAVTGLPHHLLLEQALADMLRDPSVPAWVMVVGLDRFQLVNASVGHPAGDDVLQRLAWKLQLALEGNGRIARFAGDEFLVTAAGLSSSAALKLAECLRAAVAEPIEGDDYRLLLTASVGISHSPEHGTNAKTLLQRAEAAMNQAKQDGRDRVCEFSEAQMHELEDRLLLGNHLRDAIRLGEFELHYQPQHDVAEHRLTGFEALLRWNSQQLGRVSPGRFIPIAEALGLMPEIGEWVIDVACGQIRQWLDRGYRDFTVAVNVSAQQLQRPGLVAQVAEALQRHAVPSSMLDIEITESALMENVARVQNALTELKSLGVRVSLDDFGTGYSSLAYLKQFPIDKLKIDQSFVRGLPEDSADTAIVRAVITVAHELRMSIAAEGVETAAQADFLLAAGCDELQGFLLDPGLCVAEAEARLRSARA; translated from the coding sequence AGCAGCAGCCAGTGCACATGGAGGTCCGGTACCCGCCGCAAGATCGCTGGTTCGAGAATCGGATCTATCCGTCGGCGGATGGGCTGACCATTTACTTCCTCGACATCACCGAGCGCAAGCGCACCGAACAGGAGTTGCAGGAACAGCAGCACATGCTGTCGTATGCGCAGCGGGAGGCACACCTCGGTAGCTGGGACTGGGACATTGCCGGCAACCGGGTGACCTGGTCGGATGAGTTGTACCGCATCTATGGTGTGTCACCGAAGCAGCACGGGGCGACGTTCGAGGCCTACCTCGCCCTGGTGCATCAGGACGATCGTGAACGGGTGCAACAGACGATCGGGCAGGCATTGAACAGTCGCCAGCCGTTCGAGTTCGAGGAACGCATCCAGCGTGCCGACGGCGTGGTGCGTACCCTGCTCAGCCGCGGCAGCGTTGATTTTGATGAGGCTGGTCAGCCGCTCCGCATGATGGGTGCCTGCCAGGACATTACCGAGCGCAAGCGCGCCCAACAGCTGGACGCCGGCCAGCATGAAATCCTTGCCGGCATTGCCGCGCGGCATTCGCTGGCACAAAGTCTGGATCAGATTGCGCGCCTGCACGAGACGATGAATCCCGGTGCGCTGTGCTCGCTGTTGCTGCTGGATGAGAGCGGTCGCCACGTGTTGCACGGCGCCGCACCCTGTTTGCCCGAGACCTTCAACCGAGCCCTGCACGGACTTGAAATCGGCGAAGCGCGGGGCTCCTGCGGCACCGCCGCCTGGCGTCGCGAGCGCGTCGTGGTGGCCGACATCGCCACGCATCCGTATTGGGAGAATTACCGGTCACTGGCCTTGGTGCATGGCTTGAAAGCCTGCTGGTCGACCCCGGTTCTCGGCCGTGACGGCAAGGTGCTGGGTACGTTCGCCGTGTACTTTCGCGAAGCGCGCGAGCCGCGTCCGGAGGAGCTGCAAAGCATTGACCGCATGCTTCCGCTCACCGCCGTGGCAATCGAAAGCGAGCAGCTCACGCACCGTCTTCGCGAGCGCACCCGCTTCTTTGAAATGTCGCTGGAAATCTTCTGCATCATCGATCTGGCGGCTGGCCGGCTGGTACAGTTCAATCCGTCGCTGTCGCGCGTTACCGGCTATTCCGTCGATGAGTTGACCTCGCGCGGCTACCGCGAATTTCTTCGTGCGGAGGACGCGATGTCCGACGCCGATCCCATGTTGCAGCTCAATGCTGCCGGGCAGCAGGTTCAAACCTTTACCTGCCGCTGCCTGTGTCGGGATGGCAGTCAAAAGTATCTGGAGTGGGCGTCGTTCGTGGCGCCCGATGGACTGGTCTACGCCGTCGCCCGCGACATCACCGAGCGACGCCGGATAGAAGCGGAGCTGGCTTACGCCTCCAGTCACGATGCAGTTACCGGCCTGCCGCACCATTTGCTGCTGGAGCAGGCGCTGGCAGACATGCTGCGCGATCCATCGGTCCCCGCATGGGTCATGGTGGTGGGGCTGGATCGATTCCAGTTGGTCAATGCCTCGGTTGGTCATCCGGCCGGCGACGATGTCTTGCAGCGGCTTGCGTGGAAGCTTCAGCTTGCCCTCGAGGGCAACGGCCGGATTGCCCGCTTCGCCGGTGATGAATTTCTCGTCACAGCGGCGGGGCTTTCGTCGTCGGCCGCATTGAAGCTTGCCGAGTGCCTGCGTGCGGCGGTAGCCGAGCCCATCGAAGGTGATGACTATCGATTGTTGCTCACGGCCAGCGTCGGCATCAGCCATTCGCCCGAACACGGCACCAACGCGAAGACCCTTTTGCAACGGGCCGAAGCAGCGATGAATCAGGCCAAGCAGGACGGCCGTGATCGCGTCTGCGAATTTTCCGAAGCACAGATGCACGAACTCGAGGATCGTTTACTGCTCGGCAATCACCTGCGTGATGCGATCCGCCTGGGTGAGTTCGAACTGCACTACCAGCCGCAACATGACGTGGCCGAGCACCGGTTGACCGGCTTCGAAGCACTGCTGCGCTGGAACAGTCAGCAGTTGGGCAGGGTGTCGCCGGGCCGTTTCATTCCGATTGCCGAAGCACTCGGCCTGATGCCCGAGATCGGTGAATGGGTCATCGATGTTGCCTGCGGGCAGATACGCCAGTGGCTGGATCGTGGCTATCGCGACTTCACGGTGGCAGTGAATGTTTCGGCGCAGCAATTGCAGCGCCCCGGCCTGGTTGCGCAGGTAGCCGAAGCCCTGCAGCGTCACGCCGTTCCATCCAGCATGCTGGACATCGAGATCACCGAAAGCGCGTTGATGGAAAACGTGGCGCGGGTACAGAACGCACTGACTGAATTGAAATCATTGGGTGTGCGGGTATCGCTGGACGACTTCGGCACCGGCTATTCGTCACTGGCCTATCTCAAGCAATTCCCGATCGACAAGTTGAAGATCGATCAGAGCTTTGTGCGCGGTCTGCCCGAGGATTCCGCCGACACGGCGATCGTGCGAGCCGTGATCACCGTTGCCCATGAGTTGCGCATGAGCATTGCCGCAGAAGGCGTGGAGACCGCGGCGCAGGCCGACTTCCTGCTCGCCGCGGGTTGCGATGAATTGCAGGGCTTTCTGCTCGACCCGGGGTTATGCGTGGCAGAAGCTGAGGCGCGCCTGCGTTCCGCACGCGCCTGA
- a CDS encoding IS1182 family transposase, whose protein sequence is MARYRHIDMSPRLLPVDLQAQLVPGSFAHALHHLVDQLDLSAFDAHYRNDQNGAPAHAPTMLLKAVLLAYSQGMVSSRSIERACRDNVLFIALTGDAKPHFTTIADFVSRSRDAIASVFSQVLTLLDGEGLIGREMFAIDGVKLPSNASKHRSGTRAEFLAQAQKMERAAATMLERHQANDAGTAEDVLDAKAAARIDRLTSDAIKIRQWLAEHPDDRPGSRGKIRKSNRTDNESAKLATDKGVIQGYCAVAVVDDKHQVIVEASAHGTGAEQELLLPVLDACAAQRTATTLITADAGYHSEANLAGLAERQINALIADNAMRRRDERFVEQDKHLAKPDPLHDKSRKKAKSRLFGSADFIIAPDQSHAVCPAGKHLYRNGKDCTIGGYAAIKFRASEAACKDCPLRPKCLRKPQTTRSRQVAVLTRKVEPTHSQRMRERIDSERGREQYGRRFAIVEPVFGNVRANKRLDRFTLRSQPKVDGQWKLFALVHNIEKWANYRKVA, encoded by the coding sequence ATGGCGCGTTACCGACACATCGACATGAGTCCACGGCTGTTGCCGGTGGATCTGCAGGCGCAGCTGGTGCCGGGGTCGTTCGCGCACGCGCTGCATCACCTGGTGGATCAACTGGACCTGTCGGCGTTCGATGCGCACTACCGCAACGACCAGAACGGCGCGCCAGCGCACGCACCGACGATGTTGCTCAAGGCGGTGTTGCTGGCGTATTCGCAGGGCATGGTGAGCTCGCGGTCGATCGAGCGCGCTTGCCGCGACAACGTGCTGTTCATCGCGTTGACCGGCGACGCCAAGCCGCACTTCACCACGATTGCCGACTTTGTCAGCCGCTCGCGCGACGCCATCGCGTCGGTGTTTTCCCAGGTGCTCACGCTACTCGATGGCGAGGGGCTGATCGGCCGGGAGATGTTTGCCATTGATGGCGTAAAGCTGCCATCCAACGCATCCAAACACCGCTCCGGCACGCGTGCCGAGTTCCTCGCGCAGGCGCAGAAGATGGAGCGCGCCGCAGCGACGATGCTGGAGCGCCATCAGGCCAACGATGCCGGCACGGCCGAAGATGTGCTGGACGCCAAGGCGGCTGCTCGCATCGACCGCCTCACCAGCGACGCGATCAAGATCCGCCAGTGGTTGGCCGAGCACCCCGACGATCGACCCGGTTCGCGCGGCAAGATTCGCAAGTCCAACCGCACAGACAACGAGTCGGCGAAGCTGGCCACCGACAAGGGCGTGATCCAGGGTTACTGTGCCGTGGCCGTGGTCGATGACAAGCATCAAGTCATCGTCGAGGCCTCGGCTCACGGCACCGGCGCCGAGCAAGAGCTGCTGTTGCCCGTGCTTGACGCATGCGCTGCCCAGCGCACAGCCACCACCTTGATCACTGCCGATGCCGGCTATCACTCCGAAGCCAACCTCGCCGGATTGGCTGAAAGGCAGATCAATGCCTTGATCGCCGACAACGCCATGCGTCGACGCGATGAACGATTCGTCGAGCAGGACAAGCACCTGGCCAAGCCCGATCCGCTGCACGACAAGTCACGCAAGAAGGCCAAGTCACGGCTGTTCGGCAGCGCCGATTTCATCATCGCGCCGGACCAGTCCCATGCCGTTTGCCCAGCCGGAAAGCACCTGTATCGCAACGGCAAGGACTGCACCATCGGCGGCTACGCCGCGATCAAATTCCGTGCATCGGAAGCCGCCTGCAAGGATTGCCCGCTGCGTCCTAAGTGCTTGCGCAAGCCGCAAACCACGCGGTCACGACAGGTCGCCGTGCTCACGCGCAAAGTCGAGCCCACCCACAGCCAGCGCATGCGCGAGCGCATCGACAGCGAGCGCGGACGTGAGCAGTATGGCCGACGCTTCGCGATCGTCGAGCCGGTGTTCGGCAACGTGCGCGCGAACAAGCGGCTCGACCGTTTCACGCTGCGCAGCCAACCCAAAGTGGACGGGCAATGGAAGTTGTTCGCCCTGGTCCACAACATCGAGAAGTGGGCGAACTACCGCAAGGTGGCGTGA
- a CDS encoding HIT family protein, with product MKNAPPGYECPFCGIAETLPSSAPESAVVLVDANLFALVPTHHYAGIRGNCLVVPRSHYENVLDIPDNLGSDFFRATRRLAGAMREAFGCEGISTRQHNGPAGDQDVWHYHLHVFPRQPNDGLHAGRKVPYTTEERIAVAASLRAALR from the coding sequence ATGAAGAATGCGCCGCCCGGATACGAGTGTCCGTTCTGCGGCATTGCGGAGACGCTGCCCTCGTCCGCCCCGGAATCCGCCGTTGTGTTGGTGGATGCGAACCTGTTCGCCCTGGTCCCGACTCACCACTACGCTGGCATACGAGGCAACTGCCTGGTGGTACCTCGGAGCCACTATGAGAACGTGCTGGACATCCCGGACAACCTCGGTAGCGACTTCTTTCGTGCCACGCGTCGTCTCGCGGGTGCGATGCGGGAGGCTTTTGGGTGTGAAGGAATATCTACCCGCCAGCACAACGGTCCGGCCGGCGATCAAGACGTGTGGCACTACCATCTGCATGTATTTCCCCGCCAGCCAAATGACGGGCTGCATGCGGGGCGGAAAGTGCCGTACACGACCGAGGAACGCATTGCGGTGGCAGCAAGCCTGCGGGCCGCTTTGCGGTAG
- a CDS encoding PDZ domain-containing protein, with protein MAWSIKAKVLVAVALLVVASGAMAAGGKLGFGSQVSVSGFFSPTLEQVKVSTVTAGSPAATAGLKPGDYIVEVNGKPVSGAPARAMASQFKSLQPGQHLLLKLKRGNKFVNADIVAGA; from the coding sequence GTGGCTTGGAGCATTAAAGCGAAGGTTTTGGTCGCGGTCGCGTTACTGGTCGTAGCATCCGGTGCTATGGCTGCAGGGGGCAAGTTAGGGTTTGGCAGCCAAGTCAGCGTCTCCGGCTTCTTCAGCCCGACGCTCGAGCAGGTCAAAGTATCAACCGTGACTGCTGGTTCGCCTGCGGCGACTGCGGGCCTAAAGCCAGGCGATTATATCGTCGAGGTTAATGGCAAGCCGGTCAGTGGCGCACCGGCTCGCGCAATGGCAAGTCAATTTAAAAGCTTGCAGCCGGGTCAGCATCTGCTACTTAAACTTAAGCGTGGCAATAAATTCGTAAACGCAGATATCGTGGCCGGCGCGTAA
- a CDS encoding DUF6404 family protein — translation MTHDRKMEEYKRLMAEKGIGAATACPPLWKLLWSMGIPLPPPLYMRFLPLALLGGAFFGLMFGAFAWYMGNRGIRTMSFKEACDVALITGAAFGISVAWLTRRQARKLGLGTWSALGAARLHTQEFL, via the coding sequence ATGACACACGATCGCAAAATGGAAGAGTACAAGCGCCTGATGGCGGAAAAGGGAATTGGGGCAGCGACTGCGTGTCCGCCTCTTTGGAAGCTGCTCTGGTCAATGGGCATTCCGCTTCCGCCACCGCTGTACATGCGTTTTCTGCCGCTTGCCCTTCTTGGCGGCGCATTCTTTGGACTCATGTTTGGTGCTTTTGCTTGGTACATGGGTAATAGGGGCATTCGCACCATGTCGTTCAAAGAGGCGTGTGATGTCGCCCTGATCACCGGCGCGGCTTTCGGTATTAGTGTCGCGTGGCTCACCCGTCGTCAGGCTCGCAAACTCGGGTTAGGTACTTGGTCTGCACTGGGCGCAGCCCGGCTGCATACCCAAGAGTTCCTTTAG
- a CDS encoding DUF3144 domain-containing protein — protein sequence MTNQVDDNFYNRADGYIALANEHCLSTGKGKVSASFLYGAARFNAYVGAINSGSLQRMTEEKENIVSYYLKEYEDMLRENLTDYIENYDDYMATPSGGEA from the coding sequence ATGACCAACCAAGTTGACGACAATTTCTACAACCGTGCAGATGGATACATTGCGCTAGCTAACGAACATTGCTTGTCTACTGGCAAGGGTAAAGTTAGTGCGTCGTTTCTCTATGGCGCCGCCAGATTCAATGCTTACGTTGGAGCTATCAATTCCGGTTCACTTCAGCGCATGACGGAAGAAAAAGAAAACATTGTCAGCTACTACTTGAAAGAGTACGAAGATATGCTCCGCGAGAACCTCACTGACTACATCGAAAATTACGACGACTACATGGCAACACCGAGCGGCGGTGAGGCCTAA
- a CDS encoding alpha-amylase family glycosyl hydrolase yields the protein MIRMKLLPVIAMMLTCGLAQAATTTPEFVGTDAPFASSAIYFLMTDRFVNGDPSNDQRNQGGVHPTFDIPVTGAPKGESANIGYLGGDFKGVLENAGYIRGMGFGAVWITPIVDNPNEAFTGGDPVSWGSKFTDRGKTGFHGYWGVNFYKVDEHLPSKGLDFAQFTTAMRAQGLKTVLDIVANHGSPAFSMPKPQPMFGQIYDKDGKLIADQQNLPPYQLDPVRNPLHRFYHAYDDLVQLSNNDDQNPAVLDYFVGAYNQWADQGADAFRIDTISHMSTTFWKQFAARIRAKHPGFFMFGEAFDYSPDNIGKYTWPQNGSISLLDFPLRGRIADVFEHRGSDYATLLDRLYLTNGPYQNPYELVTFYDNHDMARLNASDNGFIDANNWLFTARGIPAIYYGSETGFERGKAEHQGNRNYYGQQRIDNAASSPIYQHLKRIAQLRETTPALQRGLMLPLHFAGDQAAFYRVYQKGKVHQIALVLLNKGDAPASFNISNYLQPGHWVPALDGNAVDVSASGTLRAIVAPHDVQVYLLDASVQRPDLTAELTRLSVERGHPAQ from the coding sequence ATGATCCGAATGAAACTCTTGCCAGTCATCGCCATGATGCTCACCTGCGGCTTGGCTCAAGCTGCAACCACGACACCGGAATTCGTCGGCACCGACGCGCCGTTCGCGTCCAGCGCGATCTACTTCCTGATGACCGACCGCTTCGTCAATGGCGACCCGTCGAACGACCAACGCAACCAGGGCGGCGTGCACCCCACCTTCGACATACCTGTAACCGGCGCACCGAAAGGCGAGAGCGCAAACATCGGCTACCTCGGCGGCGACTTCAAGGGCGTGCTGGAAAACGCCGGCTATATACGAGGCATGGGTTTCGGCGCGGTGTGGATCACCCCGATCGTCGACAACCCGAATGAAGCATTCACCGGCGGCGATCCGGTCAGTTGGGGCTCCAAATTCACCGACCGCGGCAAGACCGGCTTCCACGGCTATTGGGGCGTCAACTTCTACAAAGTCGACGAGCACCTGCCCAGCAAAGGTCTCGACTTCGCCCAGTTCACCACCGCCATGCGCGCGCAAGGTTTGAAGACCGTACTCGACATCGTCGCCAACCACGGCTCGCCCGCCTTCAGCATGCCCAAGCCGCAGCCGATGTTCGGCCAGATCTATGACAAGGACGGCAAGCTGATCGCTGATCAGCAGAACCTGCCGCCATACCAACTCGATCCGGTACGCAATCCGCTGCATCGCTTCTATCACGCGTACGACGACCTGGTGCAGTTGTCCAACAACGACGACCAGAACCCGGCCGTGCTGGACTACTTCGTCGGCGCGTACAACCAATGGGCCGACCAGGGCGCTGATGCGTTCCGCATCGACACCATCAGCCACATGTCCACCACGTTCTGGAAGCAATTCGCCGCGCGCATCCGCGCGAAGCATCCCGGCTTCTTCATGTTCGGCGAAGCCTTCGACTACAGCCCCGACAACATCGGCAAGTACACCTGGCCACAGAACGGCAGCATCAGCCTGCTCGACTTTCCGCTGCGCGGGCGCATCGCCGACGTATTCGAACACCGGGGCAGCGACTACGCCACGCTGCTCGACCGCCTTTACCTCACCAATGGCCCGTATCAGAACCCGTACGAACTGGTCACCTTCTACGACAATCACGACATGGCCCGCTTGAATGCCAGCGACAACGGCTTCATCGACGCCAACAACTGGCTGTTCACCGCGCGCGGTATTCCCGCGATCTATTACGGCTCCGAAACCGGCTTCGAGCGCGGCAAGGCCGAACATCAAGGCAACCGCAACTACTACGGCCAGCAGCGCATCGACAACGCGGCAAGCAGCCCGATCTATCAACACCTGAAACGTATAGCGCAGTTGCGCGAAACGACTCCCGCACTACAGCGCGGACTGATGCTGCCGCTGCACTTCGCCGGCGACCAGGCAGCCTTCTACCGCGTCTATCAGAAAGGCAAGGTGCACCAGATTGCGCTGGTGTTGCTCAACAAGGGCGACGCGCCGGCATCGTTCAACATCAGCAACTATCTGCAGCCTGGACATTGGGTGCCCGCGTTGGACGGTAACGCAGTCGACGTCAGCGCAAGCGGCACACTGCGAGCCATCGTGGCGCCGCACGACGTGCAGGTCTACCTGCTGGACGCGTCCGTCCAGCGCCCCGACCTCACCGCCGAACTGACACGGCTTTCCGTCGAGCGCGGACATCCGGCGCAATGA